Proteins from a genomic interval of Nostoc sp. TCL240-02:
- a CDS encoding anthranilate synthase, protein MIFNSRSYKTLGGVIVSRSITELKMDTALEDILFHLNSQRGGLLRSSYEYPGRYKRWAIGFVNPPLELSTQENAFNIIALNERGQVLLPLLFECLSNSNQLEKVILDNNSIVGFVKSSKRLFTEEERSKQPSAFTVVREILHTFSSPEDEHLGLYGAFGYDLVFQFEPIIQRLERPTDQRDLVLYLPDDLIVVDYYQQRAFRLQYEFETAHGNTKNLPRTGESVDYRGKHLTPNQTADHKVGEYAKKVESALDYFRRGDLFEVVPSQNFFEGYEDEPSKLFETLKDINPSPYGFIFNLGGEYLIGASPEMFVRVEGKRVETCPISGTISRGLDALDDAVQIRHLLNSHKDEAELTMCTDVDRNDKSRICEPGSVQVIGRRQIELYSHLIHTVDHVEGTLRSQFDALDAFLSHTWAVTVTGAPKKAAIDFIEQHERSARRWYGGAVGYLNFNGNLNTGLILRTIRLKDCIAEVRVGATVLYDSIPQAEEQETITKAAALFETIRRVKQSSQKIDESISIKSTKILPCAATGKRILLIDYEDSFVHTLANYIRQTGASVTTLRHGFSESLFDTERPDLVVLSPGPGRPSDFRVPQTVGALLHRKIPIFGVCLGLQGIVEAFDGQLGVLNYPQHGKSSRIFVTDSNSVTFKNLPESFTVGRYHSLFALPQHLPKELKVTAISDDNVIMGIEHQTLPIAAVQFHPESIMTLAGEVGLEIIKNVVRAYTTKELSRFAPIQNSKFKIQN, encoded by the coding sequence TACACAAGAAAATGCTTTCAATATAATAGCGTTAAATGAACGCGGTCAGGTACTTCTACCATTACTATTCGAGTGTTTATCTAATTCAAACCAACTTGAGAAAGTTATTCTAGACAATAACAGTATTGTCGGTTTTGTAAAATCTAGCAAAAGATTATTTACTGAAGAAGAACGCAGTAAGCAACCTTCAGCATTTACAGTTGTCCGCGAAATTCTACATACTTTCTCTAGCCCAGAAGATGAGCATTTAGGATTGTATGGGGCTTTTGGTTATGACTTAGTTTTTCAATTTGAACCAATTATCCAACGTCTAGAACGTCCTACAGATCAGCGCGATTTGGTGCTTTATTTACCAGATGATTTGATAGTCGTTGATTACTATCAGCAACGCGCATTTCGTCTGCAATATGAGTTTGAAACAGCGCACGGCAATACCAAGAATCTGCCTCGAACAGGTGAGTCTGTTGATTATCGCGGAAAACATCTTACCCCTAATCAAACTGCTGACCATAAAGTAGGCGAGTATGCGAAAAAAGTTGAGTCTGCACTCGATTATTTCCGCCGAGGCGATTTATTTGAAGTTGTTCCTAGCCAAAACTTTTTTGAAGGCTATGAGGATGAACCCAGCAAACTATTTGAAACTTTAAAGGATATAAATCCTAGTCCTTATGGGTTTATTTTTAACTTAGGTGGAGAATATTTAATTGGCGCATCTCCAGAAATGTTTGTGCGAGTTGAAGGGAAGCGGGTAGAAACTTGTCCCATTAGTGGCACTATTAGCCGGGGACTAGATGCTCTGGACGATGCGGTGCAAATTCGTCATTTACTCAACTCCCACAAAGATGAAGCTGAGTTGACCATGTGTACTGATGTCGATCGCAATGACAAATCTCGAATCTGCGAACCTGGTTCAGTTCAAGTGATTGGTCGTCGCCAAATTGAATTATACAGCCATTTAATCCATACAGTGGATCATGTTGAAGGGACACTGCGATCGCAATTTGATGCCTTAGATGCCTTTCTTTCCCACACTTGGGCGGTTACAGTCACCGGCGCACCCAAAAAAGCCGCAATAGATTTTATTGAACAGCATGAACGTAGCGCCCGACGTTGGTATGGTGGCGCAGTCGGTTATTTAAACTTCAATGGGAATTTAAATACTGGATTAATTCTGCGGACAATTCGATTAAAAGACTGCATCGCTGAAGTGAGAGTTGGCGCTACTGTGCTTTATGACTCCATACCCCAAGCAGAAGAACAAGAAACAATCACTAAGGCGGCTGCTTTATTTGAAACAATTCGCCGTGTTAAGCAAAGCAGTCAGAAAATTGATGAATCCATTTCCATCAAATCAACTAAAATTTTACCTTGTGCGGCAACTGGCAAACGCATCTTACTAATAGATTATGAAGACTCTTTTGTTCATACATTAGCTAATTACATTCGCCAAACTGGTGCAAGCGTCACCACATTACGTCATGGTTTCTCAGAATCGCTATTTGATACAGAACGCCCTGACTTAGTTGTTTTATCTCCTGGCCCTGGTAGACCAAGTGATTTTCGGGTTCCCCAGACTGTCGGGGCGCTTCTTCATCGCAAAATTCCCATTTTTGGAGTTTGTTTAGGGCTGCAAGGCATCGTTGAAGCTTTTGATGGACAATTGGGAGTTCTCAACTATCCTCAACACGGGAAATCTTCACGGATTTTCGTTACTGATTCCAATTCCGTTACCTTCAAGAATTTACCAGAATCCTTTACCGTGGGTAGATATCACTCATTGTTTGCTCTCCCGCAGCATTTACCGAAAGAACTGAAGGTGACAGCGATTTCTGATGACAACGTAATTATGGGTATTGAACATCAGACACTTCCCATCGCCGCCGTTCAGTTTCATCCAGAATCAATCATGACTTTAGCGGGAGAAGTCGGTCTGGAAATCATTAAAAATGTGGTGCGTGCATATACAACCAAAGAGTTAAGTCGCTTCGCTCCAATTCAAAATTCAAAATTCAAAATTCAAAATTAA